One segment of Methylotenera versatilis 79 DNA contains the following:
- a CDS encoding HlyD family type I secretion periplasmic adaptor subunit — translation MSQGLFRIIGALNAFLNKQSWITAPIYWMVNRVVPTETRDNLAWEEEAELAIMEQKPLKARKLLYGILAILFVVITWAFFAKVDEVTRGEGRVIPSRQVQVIQSLDGGIVSEILVREGDLVKAGMALIKIDETRAVSSLRENKGQYLALLAKESRLEALANGIAFNPPPEVKAADPQVYEQEKSLYNASQDELNSIVNIARDQMSQREKELIEVQYKRDVAEKTYESAAKELAANRPLLASGAVSEIDILKLEREATRARGEIDQSGAQISRIQVSISEARRKITEAEQNFRSKVRTELNETSAKLNSISETGVGLTDRVKQATLKSPVNGRISRLFYNTVGGVIQPGKEVLEVVPSDDALVLETKVEIKDIAFLRPNQPAIVKLTAYDYTIYGTLDAKVESIAANSTVDEKGNAYYVVRVRTDKTSLGKGLPIIPGMIAQVDILTGKKTILSYLLKPVLKAKSYALTER, via the coding sequence ATGAGTCAGGGATTATTTAGAATCATCGGTGCGCTTAACGCATTTTTAAACAAACAATCCTGGATAACTGCACCCATCTATTGGATGGTGAATCGCGTTGTGCCTACCGAAACACGGGATAATTTGGCTTGGGAAGAAGAAGCCGAACTAGCGATTATGGAACAAAAACCGCTTAAAGCCCGAAAGCTACTTTATGGCATTTTGGCTATTCTATTTGTCGTCATCACTTGGGCTTTTTTTGCCAAAGTAGATGAAGTAACGCGTGGCGAGGGCAGGGTGATTCCATCACGCCAAGTACAAGTGATTCAATCTTTAGATGGCGGGATTGTGTCTGAAATTTTGGTGAGGGAAGGTGATTTAGTTAAAGCAGGAATGGCTTTGATTAAGATTGATGAAACGCGTGCGGTATCCTCTTTGCGTGAAAATAAAGGCCAGTATTTAGCGCTGTTGGCTAAAGAGTCGCGATTAGAAGCGCTGGCAAACGGCATTGCTTTTAATCCGCCACCAGAAGTGAAAGCGGCAGATCCGCAAGTATATGAACAAGAAAAATCTTTATACAATGCCAGCCAAGATGAGTTAAATTCGATTGTGAATATTGCGCGAGATCAAATGTCACAACGTGAAAAAGAGTTGATTGAAGTGCAATATAAACGTGACGTTGCTGAAAAAACTTATGAATCAGCCGCTAAAGAATTGGCTGCTAATAGACCATTATTAGCCAGCGGTGCGGTTTCAGAAATTGATATTTTAAAATTAGAGCGTGAAGCAACGCGTGCGCGTGGTGAAATTGATCAATCAGGCGCGCAAATTAGCCGTATTCAAGTATCTATTTCTGAAGCCAGACGCAAGATAACTGAGGCAGAACAAAATTTTCGCAGCAAAGTACGCACAGAGCTAAATGAAACCAGCGCCAAGTTGAACAGTATCTCTGAAACGGGTGTCGGCTTAACCGATAGGGTGAAACAAGCCACATTGAAGTCGCCAGTTAACGGCAGGATAAGCCGATTATTTTATAATACGGTTGGTGGTGTGATTCAGCCAGGTAAAGAAGTATTAGAGGTTGTACCAAGCGATGATGCGTTAGTATTAGAAACCAAAGTTGAAATCAAAGATATTGCATTTTTGCGCCCTAATCAACCAGCAATTGTTAAGTTAACCGCTTACGATTACACCATTTACGGCACGCTGGATGCGAAAGTGGAAAGTATCGCTGCCAACTCAACTGTCGATGAAAAAGGCAATGCGTATTATGTGGTGCGTGTGCGTACAGATAAAACCAGCTTAGGTAAAGGTTTGCCGATTATTCCTGGCATGATCGCGCAAGTGGATATTTTGACTGGCAAAAAAACCATTCTTTCTTACTTACTTAAACCTGTGCTTAAAGCAAAATCGTACGCGCTTACCGAAAGATAA
- a CDS encoding type I secretion system permease/ATPase, translated as MSLDNKSQDTNNPNVVNPSDANQPAAKSISLQSNSAEPASVKQSVDVNLDALIQDQVNGSDSLLNCLLLACRAHQIVTTKDALIAGLPLRNGKMTPALFKRAAERVNLSVTILKKPVNKIRTEFLPVTLLLQNDEACKLIGFDAKTNQVRVIYPELGDAEVLVALDEIAAQYSGYCIVTKPKYVFDKRAPIVGIVRLRHWFWGTLAENKNIYRDVMVAAFVVNIFALAMPLFTMNVYDRVVPNRSIETLWVLAIGVSVIVLGDFILRTMRGYFLDWASTRIDIKLSSRIMEQVLGLRMEQRPNSVGSFASNLRSFESVRDFITSATITTLIDVPFGIIFIIVMAWIAPLMVVPVIVGAIVMLVYAFSVQSKMQALSETMYRASALRNATLIESLVGLETIKALGVEGGMQRKWEHSATYLTEVGSKLRLLSSSIQNGSSAIQQLITVSLMLLGVYLVTKGDLTMGGLIASTMLASRALVPISQTAGLLTQYHTASTSLQSLDDIMNKPVERPLDSNFLSRKSFKGDIEFREVSFDYPGAEESALTKVSFKIKAGERVALLGRMGSGKTTIHKLILGLYQPTEGAILIDGIDARQIDPAELRRCVGYVQQETHLFYGTMRDNLTVTMPHADDATVLAAAHAGGIDEFINAHPKGFDLSVGERGETLSGGQKQGVGIARALIGKPSIILLDEPTSAMDHSAEDAVKKRLMDAAVGKTLLLISHRTGLFDLADRIIVIDSGRVVADGAKAQIIEALRAGKIGKAL; from the coding sequence ATGAGTCTAGACAACAAAAGTCAGGACACAAATAATCCAAACGTTGTCAATCCAAGCGATGCAAATCAGCCCGCCGCAAAATCAATCAGCCTGCAAAGCAATTCGGCTGAGCCAGCTAGCGTTAAACAATCTGTAGATGTTAACTTGGATGCTTTGATACAGGACCAAGTGAACGGTAGCGATTCGCTGCTGAATTGTTTGCTATTGGCTTGCCGCGCACACCAAATAGTCACAACTAAAGACGCTTTAATCGCAGGATTGCCGTTGCGTAACGGCAAAATGACGCCTGCTTTATTTAAGCGCGCAGCAGAGCGCGTTAATTTATCGGTCACTATTCTAAAAAAACCAGTCAACAAAATCCGTACTGAGTTTTTACCAGTCACACTTTTATTGCAAAACGATGAAGCGTGCAAGTTGATTGGTTTTGATGCAAAAACCAATCAAGTACGTGTGATTTATCCGGAACTTGGCGACGCTGAGGTGCTGGTTGCTTTAGATGAAATTGCTGCCCAATATTCTGGGTATTGCATCGTCACTAAGCCTAAATACGTGTTTGATAAACGTGCGCCGATTGTCGGCATAGTGCGTTTAAGGCATTGGTTTTGGGGCACTTTGGCTGAAAATAAGAACATTTACCGCGATGTGATGGTGGCGGCATTTGTAGTGAATATTTTTGCATTAGCCATGCCGCTTTTCACCATGAATGTTTACGATCGCGTTGTGCCGAATCGTTCAATAGAAACTTTGTGGGTGTTAGCAATTGGTGTTTCAGTGATTGTGCTGGGTGATTTTATTTTACGCACCATGCGCGGCTATTTTTTAGATTGGGCCAGCACGCGTATCGATATCAAACTCAGTTCGCGCATTATGGAGCAGGTGCTTGGTTTGCGTATGGAGCAACGGCCTAATTCTGTTGGTTCATTCGCCAGTAATTTACGCTCGTTTGAAAGTGTGCGCGATTTTATTACTTCTGCCACGATTACCACCTTAATTGATGTGCCTTTTGGTATTATTTTTATCATCGTGATGGCTTGGATTGCGCCATTAATGGTGGTTCCGGTGATTGTTGGCGCAATCGTCATGCTGGTTTATGCGTTTAGTGTACAAAGTAAAATGCAAGCACTTTCTGAAACCATGTACCGCGCGAGTGCTTTGCGCAATGCCACGTTAATCGAAAGTTTGGTGGGTTTAGAAACCATCAAAGCGTTAGGGGTAGAAGGCGGCATGCAGCGCAAATGGGAACATAGCGCGACTTACTTAACCGAAGTGGGTAGCAAATTACGCTTATTATCTTCGTCAATCCAAAATGGCTCTAGTGCCATCCAGCAATTAATTACGGTCAGTTTGATGTTATTGGGCGTGTATTTGGTGACCAAAGGCGATTTAACCATGGGCGGTTTAATTGCTTCGACCATGCTGGCATCACGCGCTTTAGTGCCGATTTCGCAAACAGCAGGCTTGCTGACGCAATACCATACCGCGTCCACCTCTTTGCAATCGTTAGATGACATTATGAATAAGCCAGTGGAACGTCCGCTGGATTCTAATTTCTTATCGCGCAAAAGTTTTAAAGGTGATATTGAATTTAGAGAAGTGAGTTTTGATTATCCTGGTGCTGAAGAAAGCGCGCTGACCAAAGTTTCGTTCAAAATAAAAGCCGGTGAACGTGTGGCTTTATTGGGCCGCATGGGTTCTGGCAAAACGACTATTCATAAGTTAATTTTGGGTTTATATCAACCGACTGAAGGCGCTATTTTGATTGATGGTATCGATGCGCGCCAAATAGACCCGGCTGAACTACGCCGTTGTGTGGGATATGTGCAGCAAGAAACGCATTTATTTTACGGTACTATGCGTGACAACTTAACTGTCACGATGCCGCATGCCGATGATGCAACTGTTTTAGCGGCGGCGCATGCCGGCGGTATTGATGAGTTTATCAACGCGCATCCTAAAGGCTTTGATCTAAGTGTGGGCGAACGTGGTGAAACGCTTTCTGGCGGGCAAAAACAAGGTGTTGGCATTGCGCGGGCGTTAATCGGTAAGCCGTCTATTATTTTGTTGGATGAGCCGACCAGCGCGATGGATCATTCTGCGGAAGATGCCGTAAAAAAACGCTTGATGGATGCGGCGGTTGGCAAAACCTTATTATTGATTTCTCATCGTACTGGTTTGTTTGATTTAGCTGACCGCATTATCGTGATTGATTCTGGCCGTGTGGTGGCAGATGGCGCTAAAGCGCAAATCATCGAAGCCTTGCGTGCTGGTAAGATTGGTAAGGCGCTTTGA